Proteins found in one Elephas maximus indicus isolate mEleMax1 chromosome 11, mEleMax1 primary haplotype, whole genome shotgun sequence genomic segment:
- the LOC126086198 gene encoding leukocyte immunoglobulin-like receptor subfamily B member 3: MGSSVTIWCQGSPQADTYWLYKEGVTQYWDKWAPWNYVDTVSFRIEFMDTGHARQFQCAYQSSSGWSGWSGPLLLVMTAHPSPLVVSGGSVSVSCSSKDRTDTFYLLKEGKNAGPFQANFTMSPMTSTHGGTYRCYSSHSTSPYLLSQPSEPLELVVSEAAVAFIYDLTHAQGLPQYLKVLIGVLVAFVLLLVLFLLLFLLIRHHRQGKGSNSCPATEDKDENLCEGEKRCHHGGRRGESPRMSVGNGDREDAAVRDKQPEKEMELDSQVTHHSRPRQGVATFPSSLFGELQDMKDRQVEEDSQRDSQVGPFSPFPQATLNGSPSTTTLYLHLALPLLQAAAPEDPQDVTYVELNHPTQRRETTAPCSSQSGELSNDPILYAAVAIHYPRTRPRPQSPSRGPVKTQKATELPP, encoded by the exons ATGGGGAGCTCTGTGACGATCTGGTGTCAGGGGTCTCCACAGGCTGATACCTACTGGCTATATAAAGAGGGGGTCACTCAATACTGGGATAAGTGGGCCCCATGGAATTATGTGGATACGGTCAGTTTCCGCATCGAATTCATGGACACAGGCCATGCACGGCAATTCCAGTGTGCATATCAGAGCTCAAGTGGCTGGTCAGGGTGGAGTGGCCCCCTGCTCCTTGTCATGACAG CCCATCCAAGCCCTCTGGTTGTTTCAGGAGGGAGTGTGTCCGTCTCCTGTAGCTCAAAGGACAGAACAGACACTTTCTATCTGCTCAAGGAGGGA AAAAATGCCGGGCCCTTTCAGGCCAACTTCACCATGAGCCCTATGACCTCAACCCATGGAGGGACCTACAGATGCTACAGCTCACACAGCACCTCCCCTTACCTGTTGTCACAACCCAGTGAGCCCCTGGAGCTGGTGGTCTCAG AAGCTGCTGTGGCA TTTATTTATGACCTCACTCATGCCCAAGGTCTCCCACAGTACCTGAAAGTTCTGATCGGAGTCTTGGTGGCCTTTGTTCTTCTCCtcgtcctcttcctcctcctcttcctcctcatcaGACACCATCGCCAGGGAAAAGGCAGTAA CTCCTGTCCAGCCACTGAGGACAAGGACGAGAACTTGTGCGAGGGGGAGAAGAGGTGTCACCATGGGGGCAGGAGAGGGGAGTCCCCCAGAATGTCGGTGGGCAATGGGGATAGGGAAG ATGCTGCTGTGAGAGACAAACAGCCTGAGAAAGAAATGGAGCTGGACAGTCAG GTGACTCACCACTCCAGACCTAGGCAGGGAGTGGCCAcctttccctcctccctgtttGGGGAGTTGCAGGACATGAAGGACAGACAAGTGGAAGAGGACAGTCAGAGGGATAGCCAGGTGGGTCCTTTCTCTCCATTTCCTCAGGCTACCCT TAATGGGTCACCCTCCACCACAACTTTGTACCTGCATCTCGCCCTCCCCCTACTCCAGGCTGCTGCACCTGAAGACCCCCAGGATGTGACATATGTGGAGCTGAACCACCCCACCCAAAGACGGGAGACAACCGCACCCTGTTCCTCACAGTCGGGGGAGCTCTCCAATGACCCCATCTTGTATGCGGCTGTGGCTATACACTACCCCAGGACAAGACCCAGACCACAGTCTCCAAGTAGAGGGCCTGTAAAGACCCAGAAAGCAACAGAGCTGCCCCCATGA